The genome window AGATGCAACTATTGCTTTCGGTTCGACTGTATCGGCAGGTAGTAACCCGCTGAATTTAACAGCAGGTGAAATTGATTTTGCCGGGAATGTTTCTGGTACGGGCGCGCTAACGCTGCAACCCGCAACAGCAGGACAAAATATTGTTGTTGGCGGAATTGATAACAATACTAGCGCTTTAGATTTGACTGCATCGGAAATTAGTTTAATTCAAAATGGATTTAGCTCGATCGCGATCGGGCGATCGGATAGCAGTGCCAATATTAGTGTTCCCTTTAATCTCACATTTTTAGATCCAGTAAATATTCAAACTGGAACAGGTACGATCGCACTTGATGGCACTATTACCGGACTTGACAACAGCAGCATTGCTCTCAAGGCTGCCACAATTAATTTGAATGATGGCATCAATACCAATAAAAATCCGATCGCTCTCAACGGCACTGTCACACTCGGCAACGATATTAATCTCAGTACCAGCGGCGGAGATATTAAGATAATTGGTGCGATAGACGGCAATCATTTGTTGAACTTAGATACGGCTACAGGCAATGTGCTGGTACAAGGAAATATCGGAGTAACTGCACCGCTTTCTGTTTTGAATGTTACTGCATCAAATGCCGAATTTATTGGAAACGTTAACAGCAATTCAGGTTTTAATGTTACGGGATTAAACACTAAATTAGGCGGTAATGTTACGACGAATAACGGCAACATTAATATTAGCAATGCTGTGGTTTTGACAAAGGATGCGGTATTTAGTACCGCAGGGGGAAATATTGCTTTGGGTGCGATCGACAGTGACAGCATTAATGCCCGCAGCCTAAATCTGGATGCAGGTAGCGGCAGCATCACTTTCAACGGTGCGGTGGGGGCCACCAGCAAGTTAGGAAATCTTGCGATCGAAAATGCTGGCAATGTGACAGGAAACTCGACAATTAACGCGCAACAATTGACAGCACTAAACACGGAAAAAGTCAACTTATCGGGAGATGTCACCGCCGGTAAAGTCGATATTACTGCCAAGGGCGATATAAGTGTTAAAAACATTACTACTAATGGCGGAGAAATTCTATTTACAAGCGGTAACAATTTCACCGCAGGCAATTTGAATACATCGGCAAACAGTGGCGGCAACATAACTGTTAAGGCGATAACTTCAATTACGGCGGGACAAATTAACTCTAGCGGTATAGTCGGAAATGCCGGCAATGTGTTTTTAGATCCGATCGGCGATATTCAAGTAGAGTTTATCAATGCCCAAGGCGGCACTGGCGGCACCGGCGGCGATGTCACAGCAATAACAGGCAATTTTTTCCGCGCTACGGGTACTTTTTCCACACCGCTGTCGCCGACGGGAGTCGCTAGCATTTCTACTGCTGGCGGCACAGGTAGCGGAAATATCGCAATTACACACGCTGGCGGAGATGGAGGGACGCCGATTCAACCGTTTGTGGTGGGGGATGCTGCTAGCAACGGTACGGCGGGTGCAATTACAACGGGACAATCTAGCATTACATCGCAGTCGTTTCCGCGTTCTAGTAGTGTTGGTAATATTGTGTTTTCGACTGACGACGCGATCGACCCGCCGCCAACGCCAACTCCGACTCCGGCAGTAACTCCGACTCCGACTCCGAGTGTCACTCCGACTCCGGCAGTAACTCCGACTCCGACTCCGAGTGTCACTCCAACTCCAGTTGTCACTCCGACTCCAACTCCAGTTGTCACTCCGACTCCGACTCCAGTTGTCACTCCGACTCCGCTGGTAACTCCGACTCCGACTCCAGTTGTCACTCCGACTCCGCTGGTAACTCCGACTCCGACTCCAGTTGTCACTCCGACTCCGGCAGTAACTCCGACTCCGACTCCAGTTGTCACTCCGACTCCGGCAGTAACTCCGACTCCGACTCCAGTTGTCACTCCGACTCCGAGTGCAGTTGTCACTCCGAGTGCAGTTGTCACTCCGACTCCGAGTGCAGTTGTCACTCCGAGTGCAGTTGTCACTCCGACTCCGAGTGCTCCTACGGAAATACAAGTGCCCGCGCCCGCAGCTACAGCCGCAGCGCAACCCTCAACCCCCGACGCAGAAGACTTTCAGCGCAAAAAAAATAATCCCCAGCTAGAAAATCCCGGTGCTGCAGCCGATCGAGTTTTAACCCTCGATCGAAGTATCACCAGTCAATTACCCAGCGACTTAGTACCACCCTCACCAACACCACCACAACCGCAAACACTCAACCCTACTTCTAATTTAGTTCTGGGATACGCCCCGTCTCCCGATCGACTTTTTGAAGGTAACGACATACAGAAAACAGTCTGGGGAATCGAAGAAATGAGGAATCAAGAATTTGGAGAATACTTGGGGGTAAAAGCCAACCTCCCAGAGGAAAAAACCTTGATTTCGACTTTCCAACAAACTTTACAAGATATCGCACAGCAACCGGGCAAGCGGTCTGGTATTATCTACATAGTCTCGCGAGAAGATCGACTGGAACTAATTTTAGTTCCTCCCGTGGGGCGACCGATTCACTACAGCGTCCCCGAAGCCAACAGAGCAGCTCTTTTTCCCACCGTTCAGGAGTTTCGCAATGAAATTACCAATCCCGCAAAACGCGGTACTAGCACTTATCTAGCTGCCGCCCAGCAATTATATAAATGGGCGATCGCACCCCTAGAAAAAGACTTACAAAACTTAGGAATTCAAACTTTATTACTGTCAGTCGATCCCGGATTGCGGAGCCTGCCCTTTGCCGCTTTGCACGACGGTAAAGGCTTCTTGATTGAAAAATACAGTTTCAGCCTAATTCCAAGTTTTAGTTCGACTAATACTGATTATAAAGCTGTTAGAGACGCCACAGTGCTAGCAATGGGAAGGTCGGAATTTGTTGACCAAAACCCCTTGCCCAGTGTGCCGATCGAATTGGAGGCGATTTCGGCTCAGTGGCACAGCCCATCTTTCCTCAATTCTACTTTCACTTTAGATAATCTCACGTCGGAACACGCCAAGGGAGGATTTCGGATCGTTCATCTAGCAACTCACGCTGAATTCAAACCGGGAAAAGCGAGCAATTCCTACATTCAACTGTGGAATTCCAAATTGCAGCTCGATCGCATGGAGAGTTTAAATTGGCGCAATCCGCAGGTAGACTTGTTAGTATTAAGTGCTTGTAGAACTGCTATGGGCGATCGGGAAGCAGAGTTAGGTTTTGGAGGTTTAGCAGTAAAATCCGGCGCCAAATCTGCTTTAGGTAGTTTGTGGTATGTTGACGATGGAGGCACTTTGGGGCTGATGAGCGAATTTTACCACCAGTTGCAAGCAACCACAACTAAGGCAGAAGCTTTGCAACGCGCTCAACAAGCAATAATGTCCGGTAAAGTGCGACTGGAAAACGGACAGTTAGTAACAACAGGCGGCAAGTTAAATTTACCTGCTAATTTACAACAAACAAACCAAAATTTTTCTCATCCTTACTATTGGAGTAGTTTCACTCTAATTGGAAGTCCTTGGTAAGCTGTCATACTTTAGCTCGTGTTGGGTAAAATCAACCATTCTAGGTTGTAATGATGACTAAAGTCTGAGCGAGTTTTATGAGGACTAAAGTCCTCACTACTAAGAGGTTTGATGATGGGTTATGATGGGCAATTAATTAAATTTTAGATTTTAAATACAAGCCCACAGATGAATCTGGGGGCTTGAACTAACGTCCAAACTTTTTTTCTCAGCGCGACTCCTGTGGGGATTGTATCCGTATTTAAGTCAGAGCGATTCAAAAATTATCAGAAACCCGCAGATGCTCTATCTAGGGTTGATTTGTCTCGCATTTGGGGCGGCAGTTCCGTAATTGACTCGACAGCCGATATTGAACAAACTCGAACTGCACTCAAGAGGGACAATTTGCTGATCGAGGAGGGCGCTGCAACTGACATACTCGTCATTATTAGTATCTCTTACCATACATTCGATCGGCTGAGCTCCCGATCGCGCCGACCAACTCTTCATACCTACGACTGCAATTATATGCTGCCAGTAGAAAGCCAATAGCAACACTGCAAACAGTGCAGCAACGGCTAACCCTGCTTTCAACTTCCAACTATTTAGGACGTTTCCCAAACTATTTTTCACCTTTTCCACAGCAGAAATCGAGCTTTCGGTAGTTATTTCTGGAGTTGTCAAGTTTGTTTGTGTTTGTTCTGCTGGAATTTCAGACATAATGTATCTCCTATGATTGCTGGGATTTGGCTAAGCTGGCAATTGCGATCGCTATTGCAAACTTTATCAAATTTTAGCAAAACTAGCCTGTACCGACAACCGATTGGAGAAGAGCCGCCGGGGAAGTATGTATATTCACCAAGTACGATCCTCTGCGTTGGCGTAGCCCCCGTAGGGGCGGGCAACGCTTACGCGATTTCTATGCCTTTTGAGGTATTGCCCAATTCGCGATCGGCTATTTTGCACCTAGGGCAATAGAATTGTTGGCGATTTTCTGTGAAAACGGCTCAAGTGAATCAGCTTTTTTTGCGAACCGCAGAGAGCGCAGAGGGCGCAGAGAAAGAGAAAAGAGAGATATATTGACTTTCACCAATTATTTATGGTGTCGATAGCAATTCTAATAACTCAGCTTCCGAAAGTAGTTCTATCCCTAAAGATTGAGCCTTTTCCAACTTAGAACCCGCATCTTCTCCCACAACCACATAATCTGTTTTAGCACTCACGGAACTTGTGACTTTACCTCCTGCTTTTTGAATCAAATCTTTAGCTTCATCTCGTTTCAAAGTGGGCAAAGTTCCGGTAAGCACAAAGCTTTTGCCTGCAAGTTGTAAATTTGTGCTGGCTAAATTGGGATTTTTCGCTTCTGACTGCAATTGCAAGCCCGCAGTTTTCAACCGTGCAATTAAACTTTGATTTGCCGGCACTCGAAACCACTGATAAACCGCTTGAGCAATTTCCGGCCCGATGCCGTAAACGCCCTCAATCGATGCCGCTGATACCCCTGCTAACTCTTCCACATTTGCAAACCTTTCTGTCAGCAATTGAGCGTTGACTGTGCCGACGTGGCGGATGCCCAAGCCGTAAAGTACGCGCGAATAAGGTTGATTTTTCGATTGGGCGATCGCACTTACCAACTTTTCTGCTAACTTCTTACCCATGCGTTCCAAACTCATCAATCTTTCCGCAGTCAATTCGTACAAATCCGCCGCAGAATCTACCAGATTGCTATCAACCATCTGCTGCACCAACTTTTCCCCAACACCGTTAATATCCAGAGCATCCCGGCTGCAAAAATGAATCAGCGAACCCCTCAAAATTGCCGGACAAGATGTATTGATGCAGCGAGTAACGGCCTCCCCCTTTTCCCGAACTACAGGCTGTTCGCATTCGGGACAGCAACTGGGCATTTGGAAAATTTGAGCATTTTGGGGGCGCAGTTCCGGCAAAACTCGCACAACTTCTGGTATAATTTCCCCAGCTTTTCTGACAATCACAGTATCGCCAATATGGAGATTTAGGTCGGAAAGTCGATCGCTGTTGTGGAGAGAAGCCCGCGAAACCGTCGTCCCCGCCAACTGCACCGGTTTGAGTTCCGCTACAGGAGTCAGAGCCCCGGTTCTCCCTACTTGCACGGTGACAGCTTCTACTATTGTAGGCACTTCAGCCGCGGGATACTTCAGGGCGATCGCCCAACGCGGAAACCTCTGAGTAAAACCCAATTGTTTTTGCAGCAAAACCGAATTAATCTTAACAACAACCCCATCCGTCATGTAAGGCAAATTCCGCCGCTCAGTATCCCAATGTTCGTAATACTCGCGAACCTCCTCCAAAGAATAGCAAATTTTGCGATAGGGATTCACCTTAAACCCCATTGTTCTCAACAATTCCAACGAATCCCACTGGGTATTCTCCTCGTTACCCCGATCTAAATGCAGAGTATAAGCAAAGAAATCCAACCTGCGCTTATCCACAATTTTAGAATCCAACTGCCGCAGCGTACCCGCCGCAGCATTGCGAGGATTAGCAAACAATTGTTCCCCCGCTTTTTCCCGTTCCCGATTAATTTCCTCAAACACAGCTAAAGACAAAAAAGCTTCTCCCCGCACTTCCACAACAGGCGGCGGATTATCTAAATTGAGCTTCAGAGGAATCGAGCGAATAGTTTTGACATTTTGAGTAATTTCCTCTCCGGTAATGCCGTCTCCCCGCGTCGCACCGCGAACTAAAACCCCATTTTCATAGGTTAATGCTAAAGCAGAACCGTCAATTTTTAACTCGCAAACATAGGAAACCCCCCCCAACCCCCCTTGCTAAGGGGGGGAGTAGTTTCCCTGTTTTTCTTATTGCTAAGCGTAGGTGCATTTCCCTCTTGTCCCCCCCCTTGATAAGGGGGGGTTAGGGGGGGTGGATTTCCCTCTTGTCCCCCCTCTTGATAAGGGGGGGTTAGGGGGGGTGCATTTCCTTCTTGATCGGGGGTTAGGGGGGGCGCTACCCTTTGCCAGCGTTCCTGCCATTTAGCAAATTCCTCAAAATTAAAAGCATTTTCCAAACTGTAGAGAGGAATATTGTGTTTGACGCTAAAAAATTGAGTAGCAGGCTGTTCTCCCACCCGCTGAGTTGGACTTTCCGCAGTAATTAATTCCGGATAATCTGATTCTAATTCTTGCAACTGGCGATAAAGTCGATCGTACACCTCATCTGGCATAATCGGCGCATCGAGAACATAATAAGCATAGCTAGCTTGCTGTAGCTGCTGCCTCAACTTTTGAATTTGCTGCTGGATTTCGGGTTGCATATTAATTTTAAAATGTATATTTTTTAACTGCAGATGTATAGGATAAACACAGCTCGTACAGTCATCGACGCACCAACTATTTGTAGGGTGCTTGTGGCGCACCTTACCTTACTTATAGCGGATTTTACCACGCTCTGGGTCACTCTGCGGTTGTAGTTTGGACATTTAAAATTAATTAACGATCCCAATCTTCAACTTCATAAAGGAAACGAGTTCCCCCCATCAGCTTGCGATTTGCTGAGGTACTTTGCACAAAAACCGCATACTTTTCTAGATTGCTCGGTTTGATGCGAACAGTTTCGCCCATTGGCAAACCCAACATTTCTCGCGCCGCTTCTCCTTCAAACAAATCCCCTGTCGAACGTTCCATCAGCACAATTTCTTTCTTACCTTGGATAGTTTCTGTTTTAGTAAATTCATAAAACCCGCGCCCGGTTTTAAAAGTCAAGCCATTTTCCAGAACAAAAGCTTTAATGGAAATCTCGCTGTCAACTTCTAGAATCTGAAATCTCCCCGGTTTTACGGCTCGCAATTCTGCTGATTCGTAAACAGTGGCGTCTTCCCGCTTCAGCATGGTATCAAACATCTTGTTTAATCCGCGACTCATGCGACCTTGGCTGACAACTTCTTGTTCGTAAGCTTGCAGTTGTTCGTTAGATGACTGTTGGTAACAAACTGCTAAAAATAAATCTGTAATGTAGGAAAATTGGTCTAGATTGAGGTGAAAACCGCCAGATTTTTCGGCTAGTTCTTTGTAAAATAAAGTAGCGTGCTGGCGGTTGAGAGCTTGGATGCCATACACGGTAATTCCCATCTGTGCTAACTTATCTACTTCCTGACGCCAGTTAAGTTTTTGAGGAGTTTGAGCGGGTGCGTGGGGGATGTCGTCGCCAATTAGTACCAAGGTTTTGGAATTAGTTGGAGTCCAAGAAAGTGACTGAGCTTCGTGCAAGACTAATTCGTAACATTCTGGAGCATCGCCGCCGCCAGTTGGCTCTACATTTTGAACAAAATTGCAAATCTTGCCGACATCGCCGGACAAATCGAGGTGTTTAGTTACGTAGGTGCTGCCAGCATCGCAATAGTCTCCGTGGGCAATAATTCCAATCCGAATGCCGGGAATTTCATCGAGCAGTCTCGTTACCGTCTCTTTGATTTTCCGACGAACTTGTGTCAAACAAGGGTACATACTGCCAGTTGTATCAAAGCTAAAAACGACTTCAATATTGTTGGTTTCCATGACCTCACTCTTCCTAATCAACAACTAATTTTTAGCTAGATCATAGCTAAAAAAAAAGGAATCCCCAACTAAAAGATCCATCTTGTTTTAATTATGATTCTTGTTTTTAGCTGCCTAATTCAGCGCGTCAATCATCACAAATTTAAGTCTTGAAAGTCGGTAAATTTCTTGTTTTCCCCGGACACGGGTTGAAGACTATCACCATCTTTTTCGCCGTTTAAGTGGCTATGGGCGGGGTATTTGGTTAATTCTTGACCCTTTGGCTTGAAAGCGAGCGGTTCAGCGTGTTCAACCTGAAAGACATTGGCGTAGAGGTTGGCAATAATTTGTTTGCCTCCCTGGGTCAATTCCAAGTAGTTCAAAGCTGCTGGAATGTAGGGAAAAACTCCATTCCAATAAAACTTGGCGTAATTTTGCCGCAAATCTCCCGGAGATTTGTAGCCCAAGATTTTATTAGTGCCGACTTCCTCAAATTCGTAGAACAGGGCACTTATTTTTCGCAGGTAATTTGGATCGCTCAACTGACCGATCAAATCGGCGGCCCTAGCGAGTCCAGAATAATTATTTCGGTCTTGATGAGTTTCGCTAGCAGGAACTGGGAAGCGCGTCAATTCAATATTGCGCTTGATTTGTTCGGCATCAATTAATGTGTGGCCGCCGAAGCGTTCGTCAATTACGAGTTTTCCTCGATCGACATGATAAGGAGTTAAACTGGCAGAAGTTGCGCCGATCGGCACAGAAACCATGCCCCCGTCAATACCCGTAGCGTAGAGTCCCACAGCTTCTTGGTCTTGGCGGCAAACACCTTTGACGTAGCCGATATCGTGACACAGCAGCGAGATCAGGTAGTGCAGCCAATCTTCCGGCGACACTCCCCCTTCGCGAATATGCTTGCCGCGGAGAATCTCTTGTCCCACCAAAGCCACGAGCATTGTGTGTTCCACATTGTGGTACAGAGCATCGCAGTTAGCGATATTTTCCAGAGCCATAGTCCCTGCCCAGGCGATAATTTCAGGGTAGTCAGGCTTGTACTTGCCGTAGGTGCGGCGGTAGCCGGCCTGCAGCTCTTGCACAAAAGCGTCAATCAGGATAGCAGTTGCATTGAACATGATAAATTCTCTCACTCAGACTTTAGTTACAAACTCGATCGAAAATATCTTGCATAGCTGAAAAAATAATCGATGGGCATTCCAGTAGGTTTGACCCCTCGGCGTTGAATTTTAAATTTCAGCTAGTCTTGTCAGGTCAGAAAATTGCTTTTTTGGCTATGCTTCCCAAGATAACCTAATTTCCGAAGCATCCGAAGCAACAGATCGATTTTTTGGCATTAAATATTGGCGAAACAATTTACATCATTTCACCGACTAATTATTAGAAGTCCTAGGTGTGAAAGTTATGAACTGTCTGTTTTCGAGCCTCTCCCCTGCTGCCCTTCGCACTCGGCGGTCGATCGCCCAAAAATACCTAGGATTGTTTGCATTCACGGCTGTTTGCACCGCCGCACCGGCAATGGGTGCCGAGCGAATTTACGTAACTTACGGGCCGCTAGAAGAATCAGTTCCGATCGAATCCCTGGCACTGTTCGCCAAAGAAGGCAAAATAGACTCGAATTTGGACGGCTTCGCTCAGTACGTCAAAAAATCTCAGCTAGCTGAGATTCGCAGCGCCTTGCAAGCAAAAGCTGAAATCAGCCACGTGACGATCGCCCAATTCCTCTACACGCCTCAAGGAGAAGTGCTGCTGAAACGCTTGGGCCGAGTAATTCAAACCAAAGCTCGGCAGCCCGGATTTTATGCCATCCGATCGGCCCTGATTTTAGCAGCCTCAGATCCAGAAGGGCTGACAATACTCAACGTGCTGCGGAAATTCCCCACTTATGGCATCAGGATTGACATCGCCCGCGGCTTGGCTATCGCCAACGAGCTGACATCGCTGATCAACCGTTCCAATCAGACGATCGCCGGAGTCGCCCAGTTGTCTGAAGCACAAGCAGCTTTGGAACCCGCCATACCGCCCGCCGAAATGCTGCAGCCCCAGCTACCGGGCCCCTATACTTGGAAAAAATCATCGGTAACTCTGACGAGTCCAAATCGCGATCGCACGTTTGATATGGACATTTACCTGCCGCAGCGGAGTCCGCAACCCGCCCCAGTAGTAGTAATTTCCCACGGTTTAGGTTCCGATCGCCTTTCCTTCGAGTATTTAGCCAAACACCTAGCCTCCTACGGCTTTGCCGTCGCCGTGCCCGAACACCCAGGCAGCAACGCCCAACAAATCCAAAACTTAGTAACAGGGAGAGCCAATGAAGTAGCAGAACCAGCAGAATTTGTCAACCGCCCCCTCGACATCAAAGACTTGCTCGATTATTTAACCAAACTTTCCATAACCGATCCGGCCTACCAAGGGCAGCTCGACTTGCAGCGAGTCGGAGTCATCGGCCAGTCCTTCGGTGGCTATACGGCTTTAGCGTTAGCCGGGGCGGGGATTAATTTTGCACAGCTAGACAAAGACTGCCAGCTCGAAAACCAAACTTGGAACCTCTCCCTGCTGTTGCAGTGCCGCGCCCGCGGGCTAGAGCGCAACCAGTACAATTTCGACGACCCGCGCATCAAAGCTGTGATTGCCGTCAACCCGATCGTCAGCAGCATTCTCGGAGAAACAAACCTCAGCAAAATCCAAATCCCAGTCATGCTAATCGGAGGCAGCGCCGATACCGTCGCCCCCGCTTTGCTCGAACAAATTCAACCGTTCACTTGGCTGACATCGCCCAACAAATATCTGGTACTGATGAACAACGGGACTCACTTCTCAACGATCGAGGAATCCCCTCAAAGCCTCTTTCTGCCACCAGCAGAGGTCATCGGACCCGAACCAGCTTTAGCCCGCCGCTACCTCAGCGGACTCAGCCTAGCTTTCATGGAAAGCTATTTGAACAACAAATCCAATTTCCGCCCGTATTTGGAGCCATCCTACGCTTTAAGCATCTCCCGAGACACTCTCGGACTGAGAATTTTGCGATCGCTAACCCCGCAGCAACTCCAGCAGTTCAGCAGTGCTCCACCTCCTCGCATCCCGGCCTCTCCACCTCCCATCGCTCCTGTTTCTCCACCTTCTCCAACTCCCATCGCTCCCGTTCGTTAGGGTTGAGGTGCGCCGCGCGTGCACGCTGTCATCTCTTTTCGCGCGGGGGCGATGGCGTCGGGTCCCGCAAGCTACCGCCCATCTCTCTCCTTACATCAGCTTTCCTAATCACAGTCATCAGTTTAACTGTCGCCACACCCCTTTACAAACCTTAACGATAGGCGTAATAATATAAACATCATCCGAACATTGACAAATTCATACGCAATCATAAAACCATGACAACGACCTTACAGCAGCGCTCTAGCGCCAACGTCTGGGAACGCTTCTGCGAGTGGGTAACATCCACCGACAACCGCATCTATGTAGGTTGGTTCGGCGTCTTGATGATTCCCACCCTGCTCAGCGCCACCATCTGCTACGTCATCGCCTTCATCGCTGCCCCACCAGTGGACATCGACGGCATCCGCGAACCAGTAGCAGGTTCCTTAATGTACGGCAACAACATCATCACAGGTGCAGTTGTCCCCTCATCCAACGCCATCGGCTTGCACTTCTACCCCATCTGGGAAGCAGCTTCCCTCGATGAGTGGCTGTACAACGGCGGCCCTTACCAATTGGTAATCTTCCACTTCCTGATCGGTGTATTTTGCTACATGGGTCGCGAATGGGAACTGTCCTACCGCTTGGGAATGCGCCCTTGGATCTGCGTAGCTTACTCTGCACCAGTAGCAGCAGCAACCGCAGTATTCTTGATCTACCCTATAGGACAAGGCAGCTTCTCTGACGGTATGCCCTTGGGTATCTCCGGTACATTCAACTTCATGATCGTGTTCCAAGCCGAGCACAACATCCTGATGCACCCCTTCCACATGTTGGGAGTTGCCGGTGTCTTCGGTGGTAGCTTGTTCTCCGCCATGCACGGTTCTTTGGTAACATCTTCCTTGGTTCGCGAAACAACCGAAACCGAATCGCAAAACTACGGTTACAAATTCGGTCAAGAAGAAGAAACCTACAACATCGTCGCAGCCCACGGCTACTTCGGTCGTTTGATTTTCCAATACGCTTCCTTCAACAACAGCCGTTCCTTGCACTTCTTGTTAGGTGCATGGCCAGTAGTCGGCATCTGGTTTACCGCTTTGGGTATCTCCACGATGGCGTTCAACTTGAACGGTTTCAACTTCAACCAATCGATTATCGACTCTCAAGGTCGCGTCATCAATACTTGGGCTGATGTCATCAACCGCGCTAACTTGGGTATGGAAGTAATGCACGAGCGCAACGCTCACAACTTCCCGCTCGACTTGGCTGCTGCTGAAACTACTCCAGTAGCTTTGGTTGCTCCTTCTATCAACGGCTAAGTTTTAGCTTTTGATTAGCAAAAAGCGCTCCTAGAAATAGGGGCGCTTTTTGTTTGGGAAAAAAGGTTTTTCCGGCGAGGATGGCAAGTATAGCTGCCGCCAAGGGACTTAGATCGAGCTTATTTGAGATGGCAATTTGCGGAGATAACAGTTCCCTCGCTTCTGGTAACTCCTGTTAGGCTGGATTGAGGTCGGCTATCTGGTGGGAGACTCACTCATGATAAATTCAAGTTTCTTTAAACATCACAATACATTCATAATTTTCTAAATCTAGAAATAGGTCAATTTGCAAAGTTCCTATTTGTTCAAATCCCTGTTTTTGGTGAAACATTAGGGAACGGGTATTAGATATTGGCTGGGTAACAATAAACAGTGAAATAAAGGAATTTGGAAAAAATTGATAAATTTCTTTATACATAAATCGAGCAACACCTCTACCCATCCAATCTAACTTTGTTGCTACTCTTTCGAGATAAAAATGCCGATCGCTTGTGACTCGTTTCTGAAAAACCTCATCTTTCCAGATAATTTTATCCAACATTTCATCAGATATTTTGGGTTTTGATATAGCCACAAATCCCAGAATTTCCCCATCGGTTTTAGCTGCCACAAAATATCTGCATGAATTATTTAAGCTTTTGACAATCTCATCTTCAGTAATTTGTGTTAGCAAAAAGCCGCGCTCGATCGACGTATTTTGACTGCGCGCATGAGAATTGTGAATATTGACGATCGCCTGTATGTCATCTCGATCGGCTTCTCTAAAAATTAGATATTCCATTGCATAGTGTGTAGGAACTCGGACAAGGGGCTTAAAGCTCCTTGCTACATGAGTAGAATTCTACCGCAGAACCCTAGCTGCCGCCACTGCAGGCCAGATAGCTAGCGTTTTCTTCAAAAGCCGCCGTCAGCGCATTATCACCGCTTAAACCCGATGCGATCGCCGTAGTCCGGCATTGGCAAAGCC of Oscillatoria nigro-viridis PCC 7112 contains these proteins:
- a CDS encoding Npun_R2479 family HD domain-containing metalloprotein gives rise to the protein MFNATAILIDAFVQELQAGYRRTYGKYKPDYPEIIAWAGTMALENIANCDALYHNVEHTMLVALVGQEILRGKHIREGGVSPEDWLHYLISLLCHDIGYVKGVCRQDQEAVGLYATGIDGGMVSVPIGATSASLTPYHVDRGKLVIDERFGGHTLIDAEQIKRNIELTRFPVPASETHQDRNNYSGLARAADLIGQLSDPNYLRKISALFYEFEEVGTNKILGYKSPGDLRQNYAKFYWNGVFPYIPAALNYLELTQGGKQIIANLYANVFQVEHAEPLAFKPKGQELTKYPAHSHLNGEKDGDSLQPVSGENKKFTDFQDLNL
- the ligA gene encoding NAD-dependent DNA ligase LigA encodes the protein MGGVSYVCELKIDGSALALTYENGVLVRGATRGDGITGEEITQNVKTIRSIPLKLNLDNPPPVVEVRGEAFLSLAVFEEINREREKAGEQLFANPRNAAAGTLRQLDSKIVDKRRLDFFAYTLHLDRGNEENTQWDSLELLRTMGFKVNPYRKICYSLEEVREYYEHWDTERRNLPYMTDGVVVKINSVLLQKQLGFTQRFPRWAIALKYPAAEVPTIVEAVTVQVGRTGALTPVAELKPVQLAGTTVSRASLHNSDRLSDLNLHIGDTVIVRKAGEIIPEVVRVLPELRPQNAQIFQMPSCCPECEQPVVREKGEAVTRCINTSCPAILRGSLIHFCSRDALDINGVGEKLVQQMVDSNLVDSAADLYELTAERLMSLERMGKKLAEKLVSAIAQSKNQPYSRVLYGLGIRHVGTVNAQLLTERFANVEELAGVSAASIEGVYGIGPEIAQAVYQWFRVPANQSLIARLKTAGLQLQSEAKNPNLASTNLQLAGKSFVLTGTLPTLKRDEAKDLIQKAGGKVTSSVSAKTDYVVVGEDAGSKLEKAQSLGIELLSEAELLELLSTP
- the psbA gene encoding photosystem II q(b) protein yields the protein MTTTLQQRSSANVWERFCEWVTSTDNRIYVGWFGVLMIPTLLSATICYVIAFIAAPPVDIDGIREPVAGSLMYGNNIITGAVVPSSNAIGLHFYPIWEAASLDEWLYNGGPYQLVIFHFLIGVFCYMGREWELSYRLGMRPWICVAYSAPVAAATAVFLIYPIGQGSFSDGMPLGISGTFNFMIVFQAEHNILMHPFHMLGVAGVFGGSLFSAMHGSLVTSSLVRETTETESQNYGYKFGQEEETYNIVAAHGYFGRLIFQYASFNNSRSLHFLLGAWPVVGIWFTALGISTMAFNLNGFNFNQSIIDSQGRVINTWADVINRANLGMEVMHERNAHNFPLDLAAAETTPVALVAPSING
- a CDS encoding alpha/beta hydrolase produces the protein MNCLFSSLSPAALRTRRSIAQKYLGLFAFTAVCTAAPAMGAERIYVTYGPLEESVPIESLALFAKEGKIDSNLDGFAQYVKKSQLAEIRSALQAKAEISHVTIAQFLYTPQGEVLLKRLGRVIQTKARQPGFYAIRSALILAASDPEGLTILNVLRKFPTYGIRIDIARGLAIANELTSLINRSNQTIAGVAQLSEAQAALEPAIPPAEMLQPQLPGPYTWKKSSVTLTSPNRDRTFDMDIYLPQRSPQPAPVVVISHGLGSDRLSFEYLAKHLASYGFAVAVPEHPGSNAQQIQNLVTGRANEVAEPAEFVNRPLDIKDLLDYLTKLSITDPAYQGQLDLQRVGVIGQSFGGYTALALAGAGINFAQLDKDCQLENQTWNLSLLLQCRARGLERNQYNFDDPRIKAVIAVNPIVSSILGETNLSKIQIPVMLIGGSADTVAPALLEQIQPFTWLTSPNKYLVLMNNGTHFSTIEESPQSLFLPPAEVIGPEPALARRYLSGLSLAFMESYLNNKSNFRPYLEPSYALSISRDTLGLRILRSLTPQQLQQFSSAPPPRIPASPPPIAPVSPPSPTPIAPVR
- a CDS encoding vWA domain-containing protein; protein product: METNNIEVVFSFDTTGSMYPCLTQVRRKIKETVTRLLDEIPGIRIGIIAHGDYCDAGSTYVTKHLDLSGDVGKICNFVQNVEPTGGGDAPECYELVLHEAQSLSWTPTNSKTLVLIGDDIPHAPAQTPQKLNWRQEVDKLAQMGITVYGIQALNRQHATLFYKELAEKSGGFHLNLDQFSYITDLFLAVCYQQSSNEQLQAYEQEVVSQGRMSRGLNKMFDTMLKREDATVYESAELRAVKPGRFQILEVDSEISIKAFVLENGLTFKTGRGFYEFTKTETIQGKKEIVLMERSTGDLFEGEAAREMLGLPMGETVRIKPSNLEKYAVFVQSTSANRKLMGGTRFLYEVEDWDR